A stretch of Arctopsyche grandis isolate Sample6627 chromosome 9, ASM5162203v2, whole genome shotgun sequence DNA encodes these proteins:
- the LOC143916822 gene encoding hemicentin-1-like — MGPFLTFFKKGANMILDNISRISNSPIANYVLVTYADPDVGPAMITKDKDAFRASVQSIVANISAGVNLDCDELAISAIKMAVENALPNSYVYVMTDACAKDYYLGDQVVELVQRKMIRVMFLLMHDICLEDEEENLTYKVYEKIAEASSGQLFVMSNITDVSSILNFVNTETVEVDVVDLETIESPSGYNQKHMVEVDASMKKISAVVSGRKPELYVINPAGKVVTDEKQVVTTLNLTNIKAIEVLSPETGEWTFVHGSDGKHTSKYAGVSKLTFDYGFSSFTTNKLSDTTSVPVKGSQVLLLIGIKEENERFEKLEGIDLVDTSNKILLNLPFQSLGPEVNNLYETIPFLPPNSSFYIRIVGLDKDGNTIRRSSSTPIQPQMAGKPSVEVNVKEINAVTNVSVKLICFAKSLIPLYVRWYKGSRPLQQDQWFIANAELEYVIHKTDETSAGIYTCVASNDKGSNRDSVTVNVKGVRNNFENYEDFPKFDFELMPPM; from the exons ATGGGACCGTTTTTGACGTTTTTCAAGAAGGGAGCGAATATGATTTTAGACAACATAAGTCGAATTTCAAATTCACCGATCGCTAACTACGTATTGGTTACCTACGCAGATCCAG ACGTGGGTCCTGCAATGATAACAAAAGATAAGGATGCGTTTCGTGCTTCTGTGCAAAGTATCGTCGCAAATATAAGTGCAGGTGTGAATTTGGATTGTGACGAGTTGGCTATAAGTGCAATCAAAATGGCCGTCGAAAATGCATTGCCAAATTCGTACGTTTACGTTATGACAGATGCGTGTGCCAAGGATTATTATCTCGGAGATCAAGTTGTGGAATTGGTGCAACGGAAAATGATTCGA gtGATGTTTCTGTTAATGCATGACATTTGCCTAGAAGACGAAGAAGAAAATCTCACTTATAAAGTATATGAGAAAATTGCTGAAGCTAGTTCAGGACAACTTTTCGTTATGAGTAACATAACGGACGTTTCTtcg ataTTAAATTTCGTTAATACTGAAACGGTAGAAGTCGATGTAGTCGATCTGGAAACTATAGAAAGTCCTAGTGGATATAATCAAAAACATATG GTGGAAGTCGACGCCAGCATGAAGAAAATAAGTGCTGTAGTTTCCGGACGAAAACCGGAATTGTACGTAATTAATCCTGCCGGAAAAGTAGTGACAGATGAGAAGCAAGTCGTGACGACGCTCAATTTAACAAATATAAAG GCAATAGAAGTACTAAGTCCGGAAACCGGAGAGTGGACTTTCGTTCACGGCAGTGACGGAAAGCACACAAGCAAGTATGCAGGCGTGTCGAAGCTCACATTCGATTATGGATTTTCTTCTTTTACAACGAACAAATTATCAGACACCACTAGTGTACCCGTTAAAG GTAGCCAAGTGCTTCTTTTGATAGGCattaaagaagaaaatgagCGTTTCGAAAAGTTGGAGGGTATCGATCTTGTGGATACTTCAAATAAGATTTTATTAAACCTTCCATTCCAATCATTAGGTCCGGaagtaaataatttatatgaaacgATTCCTTTTCTACCGCCCAATTCTTCATTTTACATTCGA atTGTTGGATTGGACAAAGATGGCAACACAATTAGACGGAGTAGTTCAACACCTATACAACCTCAAATGGCAG GAAAACCGAGCGTTGAAGTCAACGTGAAAGAG ATAAATGCAGTGACGAATGTAAGCGTGAAATTGATTTGCTTTGCTAAAAGTTTGATTCCGTTATACGTGCGATGGTATAAAGGCTCGAGACCTTTGCAGCAGGATCAATggtttat AGCTAACGCTGAATTAGAGTACGTGATTCATAAAACGGATGAAACATCAGCTGGAATATACACATGCGTTGCATCTAATGATAAAGGAAGTAATCGTGACAGCGTAACAGTGAATGTAAAAG gtGTACGTAATAACTTCGAAAATTATGAAGACTTCCCGAAGTTTGATTTTGAATTGATGCCGCCTatgtaa